From Cannabis sativa cultivar Pink pepper isolate KNU-18-1 chromosome 8, ASM2916894v1, whole genome shotgun sequence, a single genomic window includes:
- the LOC115701153 gene encoding probable WRKY transcription factor 31 isoform X1, with protein MAKGSGLPIDSDPIGFFIHKPTVLNSFEEDFNNNNKISNNSINSMDASSTIHHHERSPPHHHHHHQTLQFPVNLNYTHHKDNNSPEPSDEKNNNNNRTVIINEMDFFAENRNRDIKPSPSSYHDMIDHHKSFNEQIDIDMNVNTGLNLLTTNTSSEQSMVDDGVSNDAAAEDKKPTTELVVLHTEFQRVKSENQRLKIALDQVTNSYNALQMQLYITQTGNKSDEKVLEDGNNNNNDHDDDQNINLTNGTNINEGKVQPVVPRRFMDLGLANNGEADETSLSSSEERRSELVKNGHGGDDQMEKKEVNRALIGREDSDPDQSSQAGWVPNKLPRTTSSGSVKDSDQTEATMRKARVSVRARSEAPMIADGCQWRKYGQKMAKGNPCPRAYYRCTMAAGCPVRKQVQRCAEDRTILVTTYEGNHNHPLPPPAMAMASTTSSAARMLLSGSMSSSDGIMNSNFLARAMLPCSSSMATISASAPFPTVTLDLTQSPNPLHLQKPPQPPQFHLALQQNASSATTAAAAALLPQILGGQAIYNNQSKFSGLQMSSLGQENSLAPTTVAARLLGHHSFSSSSPPQNSLSESVNAATAAIAADPNFTAALAAAITSIISGTHSNNVSNNNNNNTNNNGNNVNVTNSNSS; from the exons atGGCCAAAGGAAGTGGACTCCCCATTGATTCAGATCCAATTGGTTTCTTTATCCATAAACCTACAGTACTCAACTCCTTTGAAGAAGacttcaacaacaacaacaagatcaGTAATAATTCTATTAATTCCATGGATGCAAGCAGTACCATTCATCATCATGAAAGGTCTCCTCCACATCATCACCACCATCATCAAACTCTTCAGTTCCCAGTCAACCTCAATTACACCCACCACAAAGATAACAATTCTCCAGAGCCATCCGATgagaaaaataacaataataatcggACGGTCATTATCAACGAGATGGATTTCTTTGCCGAGAACAGAAACCGGGATATCAAGCCTTCTCCCTCCTCCTATCATGATATGATTGATCATCACAAAAGTTTTAATGAACAAATTGATATAGACATGAATGTAAAC ACTGGTTTGAATCTTCTCACAACAAACACGAGTAGTGAACAATCAATGGTAGATGATGGTGTATCAAACGACGCAGCTGCAGAGGACAAAAAGCCCACAACTGag CTGGTGGTTCTTCATACTGAGTTTCAACGAGTGAAATCTGAGAACCAGCGATTGAAAATCGCGCTTGACCAAGTGACCAACAGCTACAACGCTCTACAGATGCAGCTATACATAACGCAAACTGGAAATAAGTCCGATGAAAAAGTATTAGAAGatggtaataataataataatgatcatGATGATGATCAAAATATTAATCTTACAAACGGTACTAATATTAATGAAGGAAAAGTACAGCCAGTGGTGCCGAGGCGATTTATGGATCTTGGGCTTGCCAATAATGGAGAGGCAGACGAGACCTCACTGTCTTCATCGGAAGAAAGAAGATCGGAATTGGTGAAAAATGGACACGGCGGAGATGATCAGATGGAAAAGAAGGAAGTCAACCGAGCATTAATTGGGAGAGAAGATAGTGATCCAGATCAATCGTCTCAAGCTGGTTGGGTTCCAAACAAGTTGCCCAGAACGACGTCGTCTGGCTCTGTCAAAGATTCTGATCAAACTGAAGCTACTATGCGAAAGGCTCGAGTTTCAGTTCGAGCTCGATCCGAGGCTCCAATG attgcTGATGGTTGTCAATGGCGTAAATACGGCCAAAAAATGGCAAAGGGGAACCCATGTCCTCGAGCTTATTATCGATGCACCATGGCTGCTGGCTGCCCAGTTCGAAAGCAA GTACAAAGATGTGCAGAAGATCGAACGATCCTGGTGACAACATACGAAGGCAATCACAACCATCCATTGCCACCTCCAGCGATGGCGATGGCGTCGACAACATCGTCGGCCGCAAGAATGTTGTTATCTGGCTCCATGTCTAGCTCAGATGGCATAATGAACTCAAACTTTCTAGCAAGGGCCATGCTTCCTTGCTCCTCAAGCATGGCCACTATATCAGCCTCAGCACCATTTCCCACTGTTACATTGGACCTCACTCAATCCCCCAACCCATTACACCTCCAAAAGCCACCTCAACCGCCGCAATTCCACTTAGCTTTGCAGCAAAACGCAAGCTCGGCCACCACAGCTGCAGCCGCAGCATTACTGCCTCAAATCTTAGGAGGTCAGGCTATTTACAACAACCAATCCAAATTCTCTGGCCTTCAAATGTCCTCACTTGGACAAGAAAATAGTTTGGCTCCAACAACGGTGGCAGCTCGTTTATTAGGCCACCACTCcttttcctcttcttccccgccACAAAACTCTTTGAGTGAAAGTGTCAATGCAGCCACCGCTGCCATTGCCGCCGATCCCAATTTTACAGCTGCTTTAGCCGCCGCTATCACCTCCATCATTAGTGGGACTCATTCGAATAACGTGAGtaacaacaataataacaataccaATAATAACGGAAATAATGTCAATGTTACCAATAGCAACAGCAGCTAG
- the LOC115701153 gene encoding probable WRKY transcription factor 31 isoform X2, whose protein sequence is MAKGSGLPIDSDPIGFFIHKPTVLNSFEEDFNNNNKISNNSINSMDASSTIHHHERSPPHHHHHHQTLQFPVNLNYTHHKDNNSPEPSDEKNNNNNRTVIINEMDFFAENRNRDIKPSPSSYHDMIDHHKSFNEQIDIDMNVNTGLNLLTTNTSSEQSMVDDGVSNDAAAEDKKPTTELVVLHTEFQRVKSENQRLKIALDQVTNSYNALQMQLYITQTGNKSDEKVLEDGKVQPVVPRRFMDLGLANNGEADETSLSSSEERRSELVKNGHGGDDQMEKKEVNRALIGREDSDPDQSSQAGWVPNKLPRTTSSGSVKDSDQTEATMRKARVSVRARSEAPMIADGCQWRKYGQKMAKGNPCPRAYYRCTMAAGCPVRKQVQRCAEDRTILVTTYEGNHNHPLPPPAMAMASTTSSAARMLLSGSMSSSDGIMNSNFLARAMLPCSSSMATISASAPFPTVTLDLTQSPNPLHLQKPPQPPQFHLALQQNASSATTAAAAALLPQILGGQAIYNNQSKFSGLQMSSLGQENSLAPTTVAARLLGHHSFSSSSPPQNSLSESVNAATAAIAADPNFTAALAAAITSIISGTHSNNVSNNNNNNTNNNGNNVNVTNSNSS, encoded by the exons atGGCCAAAGGAAGTGGACTCCCCATTGATTCAGATCCAATTGGTTTCTTTATCCATAAACCTACAGTACTCAACTCCTTTGAAGAAGacttcaacaacaacaacaagatcaGTAATAATTCTATTAATTCCATGGATGCAAGCAGTACCATTCATCATCATGAAAGGTCTCCTCCACATCATCACCACCATCATCAAACTCTTCAGTTCCCAGTCAACCTCAATTACACCCACCACAAAGATAACAATTCTCCAGAGCCATCCGATgagaaaaataacaataataatcggACGGTCATTATCAACGAGATGGATTTCTTTGCCGAGAACAGAAACCGGGATATCAAGCCTTCTCCCTCCTCCTATCATGATATGATTGATCATCACAAAAGTTTTAATGAACAAATTGATATAGACATGAATGTAAAC ACTGGTTTGAATCTTCTCACAACAAACACGAGTAGTGAACAATCAATGGTAGATGATGGTGTATCAAACGACGCAGCTGCAGAGGACAAAAAGCCCACAACTGag CTGGTGGTTCTTCATACTGAGTTTCAACGAGTGAAATCTGAGAACCAGCGATTGAAAATCGCGCTTGACCAAGTGACCAACAGCTACAACGCTCTACAGATGCAGCTATACATAACGCAAACTGGAAATAAGTCCGATGAAAAAGTATTAGAAGatg GAAAAGTACAGCCAGTGGTGCCGAGGCGATTTATGGATCTTGGGCTTGCCAATAATGGAGAGGCAGACGAGACCTCACTGTCTTCATCGGAAGAAAGAAGATCGGAATTGGTGAAAAATGGACACGGCGGAGATGATCAGATGGAAAAGAAGGAAGTCAACCGAGCATTAATTGGGAGAGAAGATAGTGATCCAGATCAATCGTCTCAAGCTGGTTGGGTTCCAAACAAGTTGCCCAGAACGACGTCGTCTGGCTCTGTCAAAGATTCTGATCAAACTGAAGCTACTATGCGAAAGGCTCGAGTTTCAGTTCGAGCTCGATCCGAGGCTCCAATG attgcTGATGGTTGTCAATGGCGTAAATACGGCCAAAAAATGGCAAAGGGGAACCCATGTCCTCGAGCTTATTATCGATGCACCATGGCTGCTGGCTGCCCAGTTCGAAAGCAA GTACAAAGATGTGCAGAAGATCGAACGATCCTGGTGACAACATACGAAGGCAATCACAACCATCCATTGCCACCTCCAGCGATGGCGATGGCGTCGACAACATCGTCGGCCGCAAGAATGTTGTTATCTGGCTCCATGTCTAGCTCAGATGGCATAATGAACTCAAACTTTCTAGCAAGGGCCATGCTTCCTTGCTCCTCAAGCATGGCCACTATATCAGCCTCAGCACCATTTCCCACTGTTACATTGGACCTCACTCAATCCCCCAACCCATTACACCTCCAAAAGCCACCTCAACCGCCGCAATTCCACTTAGCTTTGCAGCAAAACGCAAGCTCGGCCACCACAGCTGCAGCCGCAGCATTACTGCCTCAAATCTTAGGAGGTCAGGCTATTTACAACAACCAATCCAAATTCTCTGGCCTTCAAATGTCCTCACTTGGACAAGAAAATAGTTTGGCTCCAACAACGGTGGCAGCTCGTTTATTAGGCCACCACTCcttttcctcttcttccccgccACAAAACTCTTTGAGTGAAAGTGTCAATGCAGCCACCGCTGCCATTGCCGCCGATCCCAATTTTACAGCTGCTTTAGCCGCCGCTATCACCTCCATCATTAGTGGGACTCATTCGAATAACGTGAGtaacaacaataataacaataccaATAATAACGGAAATAATGTCAATGTTACCAATAGCAACAGCAGCTAG